The DNA window CGACGGTTGTGGACATCGCTGGTGGCCTTTGGTGAGGCGGGATCCCAGGACTCCGGCAGAAACAGTCGCCAGTCCACGGGGCAGGATGCGGTGTCGGTGACCATGCTGACGCTTACGGCGATCTGGCAGTTGGTGACCTTGCCCGCGGTGCCGGTGTACTGCCGGGCCACACACGGCGAAGCGGTGCCGCATTTGAGCAGGCCGGTGTCGTCGATGGCCCATGCCGTCGGGACGATCGCCTGGTCGGCCAGCGCGGCGATCCGTCGCCGGACCGGCTCGACCTGCCACGGACTGTTGGTCACGAAGTGGTTCAACGCCTGCTCATGCACGCCCTGCAGCCGAGCGGCCATCGGCTGGATCGACTTACGCCGTCCGTCGATCATCAGCCCTTGCAGATACGCGGCCGCACGATCCTGCCAGCCGGCCCTGGTCAGCGAGGCGAACACGTCCGACGCGAACTCGGCCAAGTCGTCACGCAACCGGTCAGCCTCAGCAACGTCCATACCTCAACGACAGCAACCCACCGTCAACAAGTCACCATCAGCCACTCGAAAGTGACAAAGCACTACTAGTCCCGCTCGATCAGATGCCCGACGAGCTGCGGCCCCATGATGACGGCCGTCCCCGACCCATCACGCCGGGAGTCAACCTCAGGCAGCTCAACAGGGTCCCCGGTAGAAGACGCCCCGACGGGGCGAGGACCGACCCACGCCACGGACAGCGCCGTCTCCCCCTTCAGGAACCGCTGCACCCGAACCCCACCGGTGGCCCGCCCCTTCGCCGGGTACAGCCCGAAGGGGGTGACCTTCACCTGGGTCCCGGTCGACGTGACCACCATCGGCTCCCCGTGCTGCGGGTCCGACGTGGACACCGCGTTGAACGACAGAACCTCCGCCTCGGCGGCGACGTTGATCCCGGCCATCCCGCCGCCCTTGAGCCCCTGCGGCCGCACGAGTTTCGCCGGGAACCGCAGCAGCGACGCATCCGACGTGACGAAGACCAGCGACTCCGCCCCGTCGGTGAGCCACGTCGCCTGAAGGACCTCGTCACCCTCCTTCAGGGTGATCACCTCGAACTCGTCGGAGCGGACCGGCCACTCCGGCGCGCACACCTTGACGATGCCCTGCTTCGTCCCGAGCGCGAGCCCCGGCGAGTCCCCGGCCGCGAGCGGCGCCATGCCGACGACTCTCTCGCCCTTGTGCAGCGGGACCAGCTCGGACGCGGACATCCCGCCGCGCAGCGACACGGTGCCCGACTGGTCGGGCAGCACGGGCAGGGTCAGCACGTCGGTCTTGAACGCGCGCCCCCGGTTGGTGACGAGCAGGATCCGCCCGCGGGCCGTGGAGTGGATGACCGCGCGTACCGCATCGTGTTTGATCCGGCCGCTGCGCTTGCGCGCCTCGGTGCTCTCCTCGCTCTCCGCCGCGGTCCGGGCGATCAGCCCGGTCGCGGAGAGGATCACCTGGCAGGGGTCGTCGGCGACCTCGAGCGGGCCGGCCGGCACCGACGCGGCGAGCACCTCCTTGAGATCACCGTCGATCAGCGTGGTGTGCCGCGGGCGGCCGAACTCGGTCGCCACCTCGGCGAGCTCGTCGGAGACGACCTGCTTGAGGACGTCCTCGTTGTCCAGGATCCGGGTCAGCTCGGCGATCTCGTTGCGCAGCCGCTCCTGCTCGGTCTCCAGCTCGATCCGGTCGAACCGGGTGAGCCGCCGCAGCGGAGTGTCCAGAATGTACGTCGCCTGGATCTCGGAGAGCCCGAACTCGCTCATCAGCCCGGCCTTGGCGGCGGCCGCGTCGTCGCTGGCCCGGATCAGCGCGACCACCCGGTCGATGTCGATCAGGGCGATCAGCAGGCCATCGACCAGGTGCAGGCGGTCCTCGCGCTTGGTGCGCCGGAACGTGGTCCGCCGGGTCACCACGTCGTAGCGGTGCTGGACGAAGACTTCGAGCAGCGCCTTGAGCCCGAGGGTCCGCGGCTGCCCGTCGACGAGCACCAGGTTGTTGATGCCGAACGAGCTCTCGAGCGGGGTGAGCCGGTAGAGGTCGGCGAGCAGCGCCGTCGGGTTCACGCCGATCTTGCACTCGATGACCAGGCGGGTGCCGTGCTCGCGGTCGGTGAGGTCCTTGACGTCGGAGATCCCGACCAGGCGCGCCGCCTGCCGCTGGCCGCGCCGCGGACCGGAGGTGATCAGCTTGCCCTTCACCTCGTCGGTGATCGCCTCGATGATCTTCTCGGCGCCGACGCCGTAGGGCAGCTCGGTCACGGTGATCGCCTGGCGGCCACGGCCGCCCTCGAGCAAGCCGGTCTGCGCGCGGGCCCGGATGCGCACCACGCCACGGCCGGTCTCGTAGGCCCGGCGCACCTCGTCCAGGCCGAGCAGCTGCCCGCCGGTGGGCAGGTCGGGGCCGGGGACGAAGCGCATCAGCTCGTCGAGGTCGGCCTCCGGGTGGGTGATCAGGTGCCGGGCGGCGGCCACGACCTCGCCCAGGTTGTGCGGGATCATGTTGGTCGCCATCCCGACCGCGATCCCGGACGTGCCGTTGACCAGCAGGTTCGGGAAGGCCGCCGGCAGCACCTTCGGCTCCTGCTCAGAGCCGTCATAGGTGGGCTTGAAGTCGACCGTGCCCTCGCCGAGCTCGCCGACCAGCAGCATCGCCTCGGGCGACATGCGCGCCTCGGTGTACCGCGCGGCGGCCGGACCGTCGTCGGGCGAGCCGAAGTTGCCGTGGCCGTCGATGAGCGGCGTATTGAGCGAGAAGTCCTGGGCGAGCCGGACCAGGGCGTCGTAGATCGCCACGTCGCCGTGCGGGTGGTACTTACCCATCACGTCGCCGACGACCCGGGCACTCTTCACGTACGGCCGGTCGGGGCGGTGGTTCTGCTCGGACATCGACCAGAGGATCCGCCGGTGCACGGGCTTGAGCCCGTCCCGCGCGTCGGGCAGCGCCCGTGAGTGGATCACCGAGTACGCGTACTCCAGGTAGGAGTCCTCGACCTCGGTGGTGAGCGGGTTGTCGATGACCCGGGCGCCTGGCTGGTCGAACGCGGACAGGTCGACACGGTTCTCGGATTTGCGGCGTGCCATCAATGACCTCTCAGGCGTCGATCGTCTCTTGGTCGATCCGGCCGGCGGCCTCGATCAACCAGTTCTTCCGGGGTTCGACACGCTCACCCATGAGCAGCTCGAGGGTGGCCTCGGCGCGCTCGGCGTCCTCGATGGTGATCCGCCGGACGGTCCGCGCCGCCGGGTTCATCGTGGTCTCCCAGAGCTCGTCGGCGTCCATCTCACCGAGGCCCTTGAACCGCGGCACGGGTTTCTGCACCTGACGGCCGCCGCGCTCGAAGCGCGAGACGGTGCTCTCCATCTCCTGCTGGGTGTACGTGTAGATGGTCTCCGCGTTGCGGCCCTTGGTGACCACCTTGTGCAGCGGCGGCATCGCGGCGAAGAGCCGGCCGTGCTCGATGACCGGCCGCATGTACTTCGCGAAGAGCGTGATCAGCAGGGTCCGGATGTGCGAGCCGTCGACATCCGCGTCCGCCATGATCATGACCCGGCCGTACCGCATCGCGCCGATCTCGAACGTGCGCCCGGAGCCGGCGCCCAGCACCTGCACGATCGCCGAGCACTCGGCGTTGTCGAGCACCTGCTGCAGGCTGGCTTTCTGCACGTTGAGGATCTTGCCGCGGATCGGGAGCAGCGCTTGATATTCCGAGGAGCGGGCCATCCGGGCGGTGCCGAGCGCGGAGTCACCCTCGACGATGAACAGCTCGGAGCGGTCGATGCCGATGGCGCGGCAGTCGACCAGCTTGGCCGGCATCGACGCGCCCTCGAGCGCGGTCTTGCGGCGGGCGGCGTCCTTCTGCTGTTTCTGGGTGAGGCGGACGCGGGCGGCGTCCACCACTTTCTGCAGGACCGTGCGCGCCTCGGCCTTGGTCTTCCGGTTCTCGATCCACTCTTTCACGTACGCCTCGACGAGCCCCTGCATCACCCGGGTGACGCCGGCCGTGGAGAGCTCGTCCTTGGTCTGCGAGGTGAACTGCGGCTCCGGGACCCGGACGTGGATGACCGCCGTCATGCCCTCCAGCAGGTCGTCCAGAACCGGCGGCTCCTCCTTGGGCTTGAGCAGCCCGCGGGTGTTGCGGACGGCCTCGGTCAGCGACCGCACCAGAGCCCGCTCGAAGCCCTTGCGGTGGGTGCCGCCGTGCACGTTGCGGATCGTGTTGGTGAAGCACTCGACGGTGCGCTCGTAACCGGTGCCCCAGCGGAAGGCGACCTCGATCTGGGCGTGACGAACCACGTTCGACTGCATGACGCCGTTGGCGTCGGCGGCGTTCTCCTTGTAGGTGCCCTCGCCGGTGACCATGAGGATGCCGGAGACCGGCTTGTCACCCGACGGGGTCAGAAACTCGACCATGTCGGTGAGCCCGTTGGGGTAGTGGAAGGTCTCGGTGGCCGGTTCCTCGGCGGTCGCGTCGAACAGTGTGTACTGAACGCCGGGGACCAGGAACGCGGTGTTGCGCAGCTTGGTGCGGACCGCGTCGACGTCGAGCCGGGCGCCGGTCTCGAAGTAGCGAGCGTCGTACCAGTATCGGATGCTGGTGCCGGAGGGCTCGCCGCGCTTCATCTTGCGCACGACGCGCAGGCCGGCCTCGCGGGTGAAGGAGGCCTCCGGGCCGGGGCCGTCGAAGGAGCCGGGCACGCCGCGCTGGAACGAGATCTCGTGGACCTTGCCGTCCCGCTTGACCGTGACGTCGAAGCGCAGGGCCAGCGCGTTGACCGCGGAGGCGCCGACGCCGTGCAGGCCGCCGGAGGTCTTGTAACCCGAGCCGCCGAACTTGCCGCCCGCGTGCAGCCGGGTCAGCACCAGCTCGACGCCGGAGAGGCCGGACTTGCCGTGCACGTCGGTGGGGATGCCGCGGCCGTCGTCGTCGACCTGGACCGAGCCGTCGGAGTGCAGCGTCACCGCGACCTTGGTGGCGAACCCCGCCACGCCCTCGTCGGTGCAGTTGTCGATGATCTCGTTCGCGAGGTGGTTGATGCCCCGGCTGTCCGTGGACCCGATGTACATACCCGGGCGTTTGCGGACAGCGTCCAGCCCTTCCAGGTGCGTGAGGTCGTCAGCCCCGTACAAGGTCTCTGGCTGTGCGGTCACGAGGCAGTACTCCCGATCGGCCATGGGTGGTCAAGACGGCGCGAGCCTACCCGGCGCCTGTGACACTTCTGCCCCAGGCGAGGCAGGTCTCAACCACACCGTGGCCTAAATCAGGTTAAAACCAGACAAAAACTAGGCAACTGCCGCCAGCGAGGCGGTCTGTGGCTGCAACGCGCGGAACAGATCCAGAGGGTACGGCTTACCGGGCACCGACACCGGCGGAAGCTCCTGATACGCGATCAGCGTGTCCGTCACCGCGCGGGTGGCGGCGCACACCACCACGGTGTCGTGCGGCGCGTACGACTGAAGCCGCGACGCGGTCGTCACCACGCTGCCGCTGACCATCGCGTAACCGCCGTCGAACGCGGCGAGCGGATCGAGGATCACCTCGCCGGTCGCCAGCCCCACCCGGGTCCGGACCGGGAACCTGCCGGCCAGGAGACGCCCCCTCAACGTCTCCTGGACCGACAGGCCCGCCCGGACGGCCGCAGCGGCCGCCTCCGGGCCGAATCCGGCCTCCCCCGCGCCGAAGACCGCCATCACCGCGTCACCGACGTACTTCTCGACGATGCCGCCGCACGCGCGGACCACTGCGGACACTGCCGAGAAGTAGTCCCGCTGCAACGCCCGGACGTCCGCGCAATCCAGCCGGTCGACAAGCGTGGTGTAGCCCACGATGTCGATGAACAGCACGGTGACGTCTTGGCGCCGCTCCTGTTCGGCCATGGTGATGGTGGTCATGTGTCTCACGCTCCCCCAGGTCACTGCGTTGACCGGGAGTACGGTGCCAGCCCTGGCGAAGACGCGGATCCGCAGAACGACGTATCTCTGACAGCATCGGCCCTCGTCATTTTTGTGACGGAGAACAGGCCGAACCGACGACAACGTGATAGGCCGATTCGCATTAGGCTGCCGGTCATGGAGGGCCAGGAGGACGACGGGCCGCTTGTCGGACGCACCGGCACGCTGGCCGAGATTCAGTCCAACCTGCGCAACGTCGGCACCGGCGGCACCGCCGCGGTGTTCGTGACCGGTGAGAGCAGTGTCGGCAAGAGCCGCCTGCTCCGCGAGACCGCCGACGCCTTGCGCGGGACGGGCTTCGCCGTGCTCTCCGGGACCTGTCTGGACATCGGCGACGCCTCGCCGCTGCACCCGGTGCTGCAGGCGCTGCGGCGGCACGACGGCGCCCCGATCACCGCCACCGCGCCCGGTGACGCCGGCGCCCTGCTCGACCGCGTCTCCCACGACCTGCGCGCGATCGCCGGCGACCAGCAGTTGCTGCTCGTCCTCGACGATCTGCAGTGGGCCGACCGGTCCACCCGTCAGCTCCTGCTCTACCTTCTCGCCGGCCTCGGCGACGTGCGGATCTCGGTGCTCGCCGCGATCCGGGCCGAGGCGCTGCACGGCACCCACCCGCTGCGCCGGGTGCTGGCCGAGCTGCGCCGCCTGCGGTCGGTGCGTGTCGTCGATCTGTCACCGCTCGACCAGGACCAGACCCGCGAGCTGGTCACCGCGATCGCCGGCGACGACGTGGCGACCGAGGACGCCGACCGGGTCTACAAGCGCAGCGGGGGCAACCCGTTCATCGCCGAGGAGCTCGCCCGGGACCTGCGCGACGGCCGGGTCGAGCTCTCCGACACCCTGCGCGAGATCTTCCTGACCAGGGTGGACGAGCTGCCCGCGCACGCGCACCAGGTGGTGCACGCGATGGCGGCGGGCGTCGAGCCGGTCGACCACGCGGTGCTGGCGCGGGTCGTCCCGCTCCCCGAGGACCAGCTTCTCGAGGCGATCCGGGCGGCCGTGGCGCATCGCTTCGTCTCCAGCGACGGCGACGGCTACCGCCTGCGGCACCGCCTGGTCGCCGAGGTGCTGGAGCACGAGGTGCTGCCGGCCGAGGCCACCGCCCTGCACCGGCGGTACGCCGAGGCGCTGGAGCCGGAGACCGGCGAGCCCGACCACGCGCGCCTGGCACACCACTGGCAGCGTGCCGGCGTACCGGAACGGGCTCTTCCTCCGGTGGTCGCCGCCGCGCGGTCGGCGGAGGCCCTCTACGGCTTCGCCGAGGCGCATCGCTACTGGAGCATCGCGCTGCAGCTGGTCGCCGAGGACGACGCCGAGCGCACCGCGCTGCTCGGCAACGCGGCGGAGTCGGCGCACCAGTGCGGCGAGCACCTGCTCGCGCTCTCCCGGCTGGAGGAGCTGGCCGGCCGCAAGGACGCCCCCGGCCTGGGCGAACTCCACCTGCGCCGGGCCCGTTACCTGGCCGCGGCGGGCCGTTTCGCGCACGCCGAGAGTGAGTACGAACTGGCCCTCGGCGCCCCGGACTGCACCCCGCAGCTGCGCGCCTCGGCCGCCGCGTTCCTGGCCGAGCTGCTGGTCCAGCTCGCGCGCTACGCCGACGCTCACGAGCGCGCCCGGGAGGCCCTGGAGCTCGCCGCGGTCAACGGCACCACCGCCGATCTGGTACGCGCCAGCGCCGCGCTCGGCTTCAGCGCCGCGTTCCGGGAGGACCCGGACGCCGGGCTCGCGGTGATCCGGCACGCCGTGGAGATCGCCGAGCGCTCCGGCCACCCGGACGACCTGGGCGTGGCCTATCTGCACCTGGCCGAGCTGCTCACCGGCCCGCTGAACTCGATCGAGGAAGGCGTGCTGGTGGCCCGCCGCGGCGCCGAGCGGCTCTCCACGCTCGGCGGCGGCCGCACCCACCAGAGCCGGCTGCTCGCCATCGCCGCGAACGGCCTGTTCCGGATCGGTCAGTGGACCGAGGCGGACGCGGTCCTGGAGGCCGCCATGCGGCACCGGCCGTCCGGTGCCGAGGCGGTGGAACTGCTGCTGGCCCGCTGCCGGCTGCTGGTCGGCTTCGGCGACCTCGACGACGCGAGCCGCGACCTGGACGCGGCCGCCATCCTGCTGGCCGGCGGCGGCGCGCGGCACGTGCTGCCGATGCTGACTTTGCGGGCCGGCCTGGCGATGTGGCTCGGTGAGCACGCCGATGCCCGGACCGCGGTGCAGCGCGGCATCACCGAGACCCGCTCCGACGACCTGGTGCTGCTCGGCGTCCTGGTCTGGCACGGTCTGCGGGCCGAGGCCGAGGCACACGCCGCCGGCAAACCCGTCGACCACAGCGCGGTCCGCCGCCTGCTGATGGTGCGCGATCGGATGGCCTCCAACGCGGACAGCGCCGGACCGGCGGCTCGCGCGATCATCGACGCTTACCTGGACCTCTGCGCCGCCGAGCTGAGCCGGATCGAGGGGCGGCACGATCCCGCGCCGTGGGCCCGGGCGGCCGCCATCTGGGACCGGCGCCAGCAGCCGTACCCCGCGGCCTACGCCCGGCTGCGGCACGCCGA is part of the Actinoplanes missouriensis 431 genome and encodes:
- a CDS encoding DNA gyrase/topoisomerase IV subunit A — translated: MARRKSENRVDLSAFDQPGARVIDNPLTTEVEDSYLEYAYSVIHSRALPDARDGLKPVHRRILWSMSEQNHRPDRPYVKSARVVGDVMGKYHPHGDVAIYDALVRLAQDFSLNTPLIDGHGNFGSPDDGPAAARYTEARMSPEAMLLVGELGEGTVDFKPTYDGSEQEPKVLPAAFPNLLVNGTSGIAVGMATNMIPHNLGEVVAAARHLITHPEADLDELMRFVPGPDLPTGGQLLGLDEVRRAYETGRGVVRIRARAQTGLLEGGRGRQAITVTELPYGVGAEKIIEAITDEVKGKLITSGPRRGQRQAARLVGISDVKDLTDREHGTRLVIECKIGVNPTALLADLYRLTPLESSFGINNLVLVDGQPRTLGLKALLEVFVQHRYDVVTRRTTFRRTKREDRLHLVDGLLIALIDIDRVVALIRASDDAAAAKAGLMSEFGLSEIQATYILDTPLRRLTRFDRIELETEQERLRNEIAELTRILDNEDVLKQVVSDELAEVATEFGRPRHTTLIDGDLKEVLAASVPAGPLEVADDPCQVILSATGLIARTAAESEESTEARKRSGRIKHDAVRAVIHSTARGRILLVTNRGRAFKTDVLTLPVLPDQSGTVSLRGGMSASELVPLHKGERVVGMAPLAAGDSPGLALGTKQGIVKVCAPEWPVRSDEFEVITLKEGDEVLQATWLTDGAESLVFVTSDASLLRFPAKLVRPQGLKGGGMAGINVAAEAEVLSFNAVSTSDPQHGEPMVVTSTGTQVKVTPFGLYPAKGRATGGVRVQRFLKGETALSVAWVGPRPVGASSTGDPVELPEVDSRRDGSGTAVIMGPQLVGHLIERD
- a CDS encoding DNA gyrase/topoisomerase IV subunit B — encoded protein: MADREYCLVTAQPETLYGADDLTHLEGLDAVRKRPGMYIGSTDSRGINHLANEIIDNCTDEGVAGFATKVAVTLHSDGSVQVDDDGRGIPTDVHGKSGLSGVELVLTRLHAGGKFGGSGYKTSGGLHGVGASAVNALALRFDVTVKRDGKVHEISFQRGVPGSFDGPGPEASFTREAGLRVVRKMKRGEPSGTSIRYWYDARYFETGARLDVDAVRTKLRNTAFLVPGVQYTLFDATAEEPATETFHYPNGLTDMVEFLTPSGDKPVSGILMVTGEGTYKENAADANGVMQSNVVRHAQIEVAFRWGTGYERTVECFTNTIRNVHGGTHRKGFERALVRSLTEAVRNTRGLLKPKEEPPVLDDLLEGMTAVIHVRVPEPQFTSQTKDELSTAGVTRVMQGLVEAYVKEWIENRKTKAEARTVLQKVVDAARVRLTQKQQKDAARRKTALEGASMPAKLVDCRAIGIDRSELFIVEGDSALGTARMARSSEYQALLPIRGKILNVQKASLQQVLDNAECSAIVQVLGAGSGRTFEIGAMRYGRVMIMADADVDGSHIRTLLITLFAKYMRPVIEHGRLFAAMPPLHKVVTKGRNAETIYTYTQQEMESTVSRFERGGRQVQKPVPRFKGLGEMDADELWETTMNPAARTVRRITIEDAERAEATLELLMGERVEPRKNWLIEAAGRIDQETIDA
- a CDS encoding adenylate/guanylate cyclase domain-containing protein codes for the protein MTTITMAEQERRQDVTVLFIDIVGYTTLVDRLDCADVRALQRDYFSAVSAVVRACGGIVEKYVGDAVMAVFGAGEAGFGPEAAAAAVRAGLSVQETLRGRLLAGRFPVRTRVGLATGEVILDPLAAFDGGYAMVSGSVVTTASRLQSYAPHDTVVVCAATRAVTDTLIAYQELPPVSVPGKPYPLDLFRALQPQTASLAAVA
- a CDS encoding ATP-binding protein, yielding MEGQEDDGPLVGRTGTLAEIQSNLRNVGTGGTAAVFVTGESSVGKSRLLRETADALRGTGFAVLSGTCLDIGDASPLHPVLQALRRHDGAPITATAPGDAGALLDRVSHDLRAIAGDQQLLLVLDDLQWADRSTRQLLLYLLAGLGDVRISVLAAIRAEALHGTHPLRRVLAELRRLRSVRVVDLSPLDQDQTRELVTAIAGDDVATEDADRVYKRSGGNPFIAEELARDLRDGRVELSDTLREIFLTRVDELPAHAHQVVHAMAAGVEPVDHAVLARVVPLPEDQLLEAIRAAVAHRFVSSDGDGYRLRHRLVAEVLEHEVLPAEATALHRRYAEALEPETGEPDHARLAHHWQRAGVPERALPPVVAAARSAEALYGFAEAHRYWSIALQLVAEDDAERTALLGNAAESAHQCGEHLLALSRLEELAGRKDAPGLGELHLRRARYLAAAGRFAHAESEYELALGAPDCTPQLRASAAAFLAELLVQLARYADAHERAREALELAAVNGTTADLVRASAALGFSAAFREDPDAGLAVIRHAVEIAERSGHPDDLGVAYLHLAELLTGPLNSIEEGVLVARRGAERLSTLGGGRTHQSRLLAIAANGLFRIGQWTEADAVLEAAMRHRPSGAEAVELLLARCRLLVGFGDLDDASRDLDAAAILLAGGGARHVLPMLTLRAGLAMWLGEHADARTAVQRGITETRSDDLVLLGVLVWHGLRAEAEAHAAGKPVDHSAVRRLLMVRDRMASNADSAGPAARAIIDAYLDLCAAELSRIEGRHDPAPWARAAAIWDRRQQPYPAAYARLRHAEASLQRKVRRAAAISGLREAYATATAMGARPFAAEIVGIAHRFRVTLADDMPTVPMALPDQPVDELATLTGREREVLAAVAEGLTNREIGERLFISERTVGVHLGHIFDKLQVRTRVQASRVYLTAA